One genomic window of Puniceicoccus vermicola includes the following:
- the menH gene encoding 2-succinyl-6-hydroxy-2,4-cyclohexadiene-1-carboxylate synthase: protein MSQLLSSATRILALHGFTGEGADYSALSSCVGGSWTCPDLPGHGIHADAPAEDFRWEALENQLLNLSGSPQIGIGYSMGGRLLLHLAIRNQSAFEKLVLISTSPGLPTLQERKDRRRADKRWIDLLHQEGISSFLDQWWKQPVLQTLDQLPAPKRDALLERRRQNKAQGLIHSLEHHGTGALPSLWDKLINIKIPTLICVGETDSKFNQIASEMSDRLQNSHLSIVPHAGHSPHLENPEDLASAILRFLK, encoded by the coding sequence TTGAGCCAACTACTTTCATCGGCAACCCGAATCCTCGCGTTGCACGGTTTTACTGGAGAAGGGGCGGATTATTCCGCCCTTTCTTCTTGTGTGGGTGGCTCCTGGACCTGCCCCGACCTTCCAGGACACGGAATCCATGCCGACGCACCGGCCGAAGATTTCCGATGGGAAGCACTGGAGAATCAACTCCTCAACCTTTCCGGAAGCCCACAAATCGGAATAGGCTATTCCATGGGCGGACGATTACTCCTGCATCTCGCTATCCGCAACCAAAGCGCCTTCGAGAAGCTAGTCCTGATCAGCACAAGCCCAGGTCTACCGACCCTACAGGAACGAAAAGATCGAAGACGAGCAGACAAGCGATGGATCGACCTTCTTCATCAGGAAGGCATCTCCTCGTTCCTTGATCAGTGGTGGAAACAACCCGTGCTCCAAACTCTCGACCAGCTGCCAGCGCCAAAACGCGACGCGCTCCTCGAGCGAAGAAGACAAAACAAAGCCCAAGGACTAATTCATTCTTTGGAGCATCACGGCACCGGAGCCCTCCCTTCCCTCTGGGATAAACTCATCAACATCAAGATCCCCACTCTTATCTGCGTCGGGGAAACCGATTCGAAATTCAATCAGATTGCATCAGAAATGAGCGATCGCCTCCAAAACTCTCATCTCTCCATCGTCCCCCATGCAGGACACTCCCCACATCTAGAAAATCCCGAAGATTTGGCGTCAGCAATTCTCAGATTCCTAAAATAA
- the tpiA gene encoding triose-phosphate isomerase yields the protein MSKSRKYLIAGNWKMNKNASEGVELTEDIVSQLGNETSVGVVICPPFTALESVGKAINESNIQLGAQNMNPEASGAYTGEVSAEMLRSLFVTHVILGHSERRALFAEDDAFINKKVLAALANNLKPILCVGETLEEREAEKTIDIVSGQVRKGLEGVTADQAENLVIAYEPVWAIGTGKTATPEMAQEVHKAIRSVLAELVGEEKADKIRILYGGSMKPENADELLAQPDIDGGLIGGAALVARSFVGIVEAAAKQTS from the coding sequence ATGAGCAAGTCCCGCAAATATCTGATTGCCGGAAACTGGAAGATGAACAAAAACGCCAGTGAAGGCGTTGAGCTGACCGAAGACATCGTTTCCCAACTCGGAAACGAAACCTCCGTCGGCGTCGTCATCTGCCCTCCATTCACCGCCCTCGAAAGCGTTGGAAAAGCAATCAACGAATCCAACATTCAGTTGGGCGCGCAGAACATGAACCCGGAAGCTTCCGGAGCTTACACCGGCGAAGTTTCCGCTGAAATGCTCCGCAGCCTCTTCGTCACGCACGTGATCCTAGGTCACAGCGAACGCCGCGCCCTCTTCGCCGAGGACGACGCCTTCATCAACAAGAAGGTGCTCGCGGCTCTCGCCAACAACCTGAAGCCGATCCTCTGCGTTGGGGAAACCCTCGAAGAGCGCGAAGCCGAGAAGACGATCGACATCGTCTCGGGCCAAGTCCGCAAAGGACTCGAAGGCGTCACTGCTGATCAAGCCGAGAACCTCGTCATCGCCTACGAACCCGTCTGGGCCATCGGAACCGGCAAAACCGCCACTCCCGAAATGGCACAGGAAGTTCACAAAGCGATCCGTTCCGTTCTCGCCGAGCTCGTCGGCGAAGAAAAGGCCGACAAGATCCGCATCCTATACGGCGGATCGATGAAGCCGGAAAATGCTGACGAACTTCTCGCCCAGCCCGACATCGACGGAGGCCTCATCGGGGGAGCAGCTCTCGTAGCCCGCTCCTTCGTCGGCATTGTCGAAGCCGCTGCCAAGCAAACGAGTTGA
- a CDS encoding phosphoglycerate kinase gives MSKAKTIDSVDLAGKRVFVRVDFNVPLDSNGTISDDSRIVAALPTINKLIEQGAKIILGSHLGRPKGKRVPEMSLAPVAKELSNKLGKLVAFTDDCIGDKVKAAAEALEPGQILLLENLRFHEGEEKNDPAFTEKLASIAEAYVNDAFGTAHRAHASTAGVCDFLSPKVAGYLIEKELAYLGEKTGNPEHPFVVILGGAKVSDKIAVIDSLLDKADTMLIGGAMAYTFALANGRTVGDSLCEIDKVETAKAAINKAAEKGVKLLLPTDNLIAKGLDFKEKSVAETDTISGNIPDGWEGVDIGPETIKAFSEEIASAKTILWNGPMGIFEISECSKGTFAVADAVASSSGTSIIGGGDSVKAIKKSGFSDKVTFMSTGGGASLEFLEGKTLPGVAALDQE, from the coding sequence ATGTCGAAAGCAAAAACCATCGATTCGGTCGATCTTGCGGGAAAGCGGGTCTTTGTCCGCGTTGATTTCAATGTTCCGCTTGATAGCAACGGCACCATCTCCGATGACAGTCGGATCGTCGCGGCTCTCCCGACCATCAACAAACTCATCGAGCAGGGTGCCAAGATCATCCTCGGTAGCCACCTTGGTCGTCCGAAGGGCAAGCGTGTTCCTGAAATGAGCCTCGCACCCGTCGCCAAAGAACTGAGCAACAAACTCGGCAAGCTCGTCGCCTTCACGGATGACTGCATCGGTGACAAGGTAAAAGCCGCTGCCGAAGCGCTTGAACCCGGCCAAATTCTTCTTCTCGAAAACCTCCGCTTCCACGAAGGCGAAGAAAAGAACGATCCGGCCTTCACGGAAAAACTCGCCTCGATCGCCGAAGCCTACGTGAACGACGCCTTTGGCACCGCTCACCGCGCCCACGCCTCGACCGCAGGAGTTTGCGATTTTCTTTCACCTAAAGTGGCTGGCTACCTGATCGAAAAGGAACTCGCCTATCTCGGGGAGAAAACCGGAAACCCGGAACATCCTTTCGTCGTCATTCTCGGAGGAGCCAAAGTCAGCGACAAGATCGCCGTCATCGACTCCCTCCTCGATAAAGCCGACACAATGCTCATCGGCGGCGCGATGGCCTACACTTTCGCCCTCGCTAACGGCCGCACCGTCGGCGACAGCCTCTGCGAAATCGACAAAGTCGAGACCGCCAAAGCCGCGATCAACAAGGCCGCTGAGAAGGGCGTCAAGCTCCTCCTCCCGACTGACAACCTGATCGCCAAGGGCTTGGACTTTAAGGAAAAGTCCGTCGCCGAAACCGACACGATTTCCGGCAACATCCCCGATGGCTGGGAAGGCGTCGACATCGGCCCCGAAACCATCAAGGCCTTCTCCGAAGAAATCGCGAGCGCCAAGACCATCCTCTGGAACGGCCCAATGGGGATCTTCGAGATCTCAGAATGCAGCAAAGGAACCTTCGCGGTTGCCGATGCAGTAGCCTCCAGCAGCGGAACCTCCATCATCGGTGGTGGAGATTCGGTCAAAGCGATCAAGAAGAGCGGGTTCTCCGATAAGGTGACCTTCATGAGCACCGGCGGCGGAGCCAGCCTCGAATTCCTCGAAGGCAAGACCCTTCCTGGCGTTGCCGCACTCGACCAAGAGTAA